In Syngnathoides biaculeatus isolate LvHL_M chromosome 8, ASM1980259v1, whole genome shotgun sequence, the genomic stretch ATATGCGCTCACAAATATAAAATTGGTACTGAACCTGCACCGGGATTTTAGCTTCATTAACTTCACAGACTTCGAGGTGCTTTCGTCAAACAGAAGCAAAATGATTCTTTCGTTAAACTTGTCACACCGGGAGTGTTACAAAACTCAGAAACGCACATGATGATTAaccttttttgtcacttttttgtcACAGCACAAGCAAGCAAGCATACAAACGGCATCAAGTTACCTTAATAACAGACTATGATGTTATTCAATAATCATTAGAACACTAAAGAAAGAATGACACAGTTAACTTAAATATACTGAAAGCAATGCTGTGATCGAAGCTTTAACGGATGTTATGCCTCTGAGACTGCACATACATCTATAATGAGCCCACATGCTTCATATGATCATGGCTTCTAAATTCTTTATTGCCTTTTGTGAAGTGTGTGGCATATTTTCTACTGAAATTAAAGAGATTTACAGTGGTATTTAGAGCCCGTGCAAAATGGGGCATTTAGGAATGGGCCTGAGgttcttgttttcatttgaactgAACAAATTCCAGTGAAAGCTATTTAGCATTCACTTAAAGTGTGTAACGAAAGACCAGTCCaggttcagtttttttttcgacTCGCCATCTATCCATCACTCTGAGAAAAGAAACAGCCTTTTTGACAACTCaaatcaatttgtttttgtacgTGAGCACAAGCACATGTAGACACACAGAACCATCTGTGACCACTTGGATGGCTTTTCCAGGGCTCCCCAAGCAGCTAGCACTACCCCTAAATCACAAGTCCTGTTTGTCATGCAATTAGTCCAAGATAAAGGCTCCCCATAAATAAGGAGAGGCGTCCTTGTCTGCCCCCTTGTTAATCACCCATGCTCAGCCTATGACCTCTCACTACTGAGGCCCCCGTGCTTATTGAGCGTGTTAGTGGTTGTTGTGCGGGCTGCACCAGTAGTAGTTGTGACAGAATTGGAAGTGGTTTGTCTTGTCAGCTGAAAACTTTCCCTCGGCATGGCTACATTTGCAAAGCAATTTGACTAAAAAGAAACTCAGTACAAAAAAAACTACGACAACGAACTTCTACTTTAAAAAAGAACTTAAAACTCAAATCATATGAAAGAAAAGGGTCTCCAGAAAAAGAACTAAAGTATTTAAAGGCTTGTGTGTATGTGACTTAGTCCACGACTTCATTGTCATACATGCAGTGTTGGccctctgattaaaaaaaaaatgaatggaaaatccCTTCTTTGACCTTTTAACCCCATCAAACAGTCCATTATAGAATCATGCCTAGCTAGGCCAAGAATAATTGTCCTTCCAACCAAATAGTACTATTTAATCCCGATCTCAGACCTGCGTACTTTCACTAATCTTTTCTTGCTCAAAATGATCAACTCGCAACTACATTTTTGTCTAAAGCTCTGAAGTCCTATTGTAGCCTCCCTTCAACTCTCAAGGGACGAATCCAATTGCACAACACAGTGGGCCCACTAATTACTTCATCTACTCTCATTACTGCATCTATTTCACAAGCAGATGTTGAGGAGAAAACGCCAGCAAAAGCGCTAGCGAAAAAAGAGTGAGAGGTCGAGGAAACGGTTTGGATGAAGAAAAGAGATCACGTACAATCAAAGGAAAGCGCAAGAGAAGTTAATATATTCAATGTATTAGCTTGAGTGGAGTGACTTGATCAATAAAATTAGACTGTTTCACTTTCTTACCTTGACAGGCTGCATTTCGCTCCTCATACCCAGGGTTGCATAGGCAGTTTCCAATGGGCACCAACCACTCTCCATCAGCTCCACAGTACATTTTGGGAATCTCTTTCTCTTCGGAATTATCCACACACGATCCGCGAACTTCCACAAGCGAGGAGGTATCGGCTCCAGTGATGGTATCAGGAAACTGGGCCAAGTTACGCACCGCCAAAGGGCATTTTTTGTAGAAGACCCTGACTGACACAAGTGCAATGCATGCTCCGACATCCTGGAAGGCCAAATAGAAGCCCTTTCGGGCCAGGGCCCCCACATCTCGCACCTCTGTATTAAGCTTCATGATGCGATCACCGATGTCCACCTGGGTGAAGCTTTCATCAGCGGCAATAGTGTCAATTTTAGCAAACTGGTTTTCACGGATGTAGCGCTCTTTGTCATTGTTGGACTCATAGTAGTAAAGATTGAAGGTCTCCTTGCAAGTTCCCATGAGCCCAGGAAGGCTGTTGCAGTCTCGAAGGGTGAACTTGATCTCGATGTAGACGCGCTGGGCACCTCCACGAGGGATCCAGTCTGTTCGGAGCCAGTTGTTCTGGTTTGGTTCCATCACATTACACACCTGGTATGTCCGGATGGGAATGTTCTTCTCATCCATGATGCTCACCTCCTCCCACTGGGGAAAGCACACAACCAATGATGTTACAAATCTTTCACCAATTTactgaaataattttaattaacGCTGCCATAAATTGCGTCTCCccaatcattgaaaaactcagaggtcaataaaaataacagaagGATGTAGAATAACCTTTTGCTTTCAGATTTGTATGGTACCTGAACACAAACAACCTTATTAAAAAGCTCTAGGATGGTTCCAGTAGCTGGGACTGTATGACTGCAGAAAATACCGATCATTCTCCACTTTGTAATGCTTTTGGTGTGGAAATCCATATGAACTGAGATAAGGCCATACCTTTGCCCAATTGTACAGAAAAAGCAGAATTTGACCAATTGTCTGTCAGAGTTGAGAGGGGGAATTTGTAATCACATGTTTGCTGAGGCTGCCAGGGCCCCGTCAGTCACTTGTTTGTGATCCAATAGCAGAGGGGGGAATATGAGCACAACACCGGCCAAGTCCATTGAAAACAGCTTTCGAGCACAGCCTGCAACAGCTGTACCATATGGAATTATTTTTCCCCTGAGCTCATATTCATTAAATAACATAATAGATAcctatttgtattcattttcagaaaacaaagtGTTCACTTGAACCCCTGGTCAAACATGGCTTGCGATTATGTATTCTATTAAGCAGGAGGATATCTAATGAGAGGTTAAGCATGATATTTTATCCAAATTCGGGCTACTTTCCAGCAATGTTACCGTGACTGTGGACTCATTACTTTTTCTCATCGAATTCTTTGTAGACATCCCATGAGAGTGCCCATCATGCATTTGGTTGATCCTGCCCCCTGTTGCTCAAAAGCAACCATCTTTCCCCTCATCCAGTGGGTATACCTAAACCCCACTGTACTTTCTCcaatatttattcattccaGGGAACTTAGTCTCCACTTACAAGCCATCCTATTCCCTCTACCTTCCACATTGGGCAAAAAGGATATAAAGTTTCTCCACAAAAGCCGATTCAATTCAGTGTCTGTTCAGGAAACCCGATGCCCGCTACATTGACCATTACAGAGGAGGAGAGCAAGGAGAATGGGGCGCATGTCTGATGGGGAACGACTGGGGGTATTCCAGAGCGTTTTCATAAAGCATAAGAACTGTTTTCAATCATTGTGTTTTTAGGATTCCAGACAATGTCTCTTGATCTTAATCtcagcacatattttacaataaataatcagGGATTGTGGTGAAGGGTTCCTGTAATCCCCTGTTGGGTTCACCAAAGAGTAATGTGTATTTGCAATATTTAGTGGTCGATAGTATTTCAAGACCCATCGCCAATAGATCAGGATAGTTTTTCAGCGCAAAAAAAGTTCTGACAAAGGGATGCTTCTTACTGCTTGCTGCACTTACCCCTCCTTCTGTTGGGTTGGCGACCCATCCAAGCTCCCCCTGAGCAGCTCTGGAGTCCAATAACGTGACTAGAAAACAGGAAGAGTAGAAATGAGTGTTCATTCTGATTCCGTTCATATACATCAGCACTGGCATGTATAACGTAATCCATTGAGGTTCAACGATGTAAGAGTAAATGTGTCAGTCTCAGAAAAGagtctagatttaaaaaaactaaaacatacAACCTTGAAAGCAAGGCCCTCATGAATGATAAAATGACGAGTGTGCGGAtagcaaatgtttttatataagtgtatgtatataatatgtgtgtgtgtatctataaatattaacatttgatATCTGAATTTAACTTTAGTatatatgtttattattattataattcatTTAACGTTTGGTTTTTATTCAAATtctaaaatataatttacaCATAAATAACAGCCAGCCCTTTCTTTGAATTGACGATTTTTAGGACCTGTTAGAGGGTGTTTAATATAATTGGAATCATTGGCCAAAACGTCTATTTAAACTTGGGAGTGAAGAGAAACTGAGCCTAAACTAAATTGTTCAAATAAACcgtgaaggagaaaatgattcTCGCATTTTATGTTTTAACCTGACTTGCGCAAAACACATTCAAATTAGGCACGCGCATATAATTATATAAAGATGAACAACAGTGTATGTGTACATttgtttaaccccccccccccccgaaacccatgaaatgtgttttctttgttACGCGGGCTATTAAGTAAGTAACTTgagtaaaaaaatagaaatatgagAAAAAATATCCCCATGTccttatttttgcatttcatatTTGGAGCGTGGCGCAGATCTGCGCTCGACGCTCGAGCGTCAAGACTTGAAAACTACATGCCAGACAGCGGACCAGTCGCGGAGACCCTCCGAGATTCATGCGCTGCTGTACATATTTCAACTGCCATTTATCGCGCATATATCTTGGAATTTGGAACTtcagaatatgatttttttttccctaaactgTCAACTTGGCAGTCCATGAGCACCACGTGAAGCGCAATTGCAAAGCGGAGGAGAGAAGACACCAACCCGTCCGTCGGATGTACGCCTAAAATGCGCCGCAATTTAGGCTTCCAATTCTATTCGAATGATCCGTCCAagtattttgttttggggggatttGGGAGCGCAAAACAAGCATTCCTCGTCGGTTCTCGACAGAGGGTTCGAGACGAGCCGAAGTGCCCCCCCCTTCTGGGAGCCGTTAGTTGGACTTTTGTTGAACCAAAGCTTGGAAAAGTTGCAGACGGAGAGTGTCTGTGATTTGTCATCAATTCAACTTTTCGTTCGAGTTAACGCCGCGCTCGGAGAAGATGAGCTAAATGAAGACTTTTATGCCTGTGGGTCTCTTACCTTCATTCGACGGGTATGTCCGTGACGGAGAAAGTGAAGAAATTCCAGAAACAAGAAAGGCAACCGTGAAGAAAATCTCCGCCATGAGTGCCATTTGTGTTCCCTATGTTCTgctccttcttttctttttctctttatttACTTGTTTGCGCTTCTTCTCTCGGGTCCagttctctttctctttctctctctctctctctctctctctctctctctctcctctctctctctctctctctctctctctctctctctctctctctctctcctctctctctctccctctctctccttcCCTCACCCTCTTCCCCAGTGGAATAAGGGAACGAAGCCGACTCGGGCGCACAGACGCACCAGCCGGCGCACTACAGGCTGGAGGCGGGTCTTCACCGACTTGCACCCCCAGTAAATCCAAATGGGAAATGGAGAGAGAAGGTGGCGCTATGGAGGGGAAGGGGACAAGGGGAGGGGGTTCTCAAATAACTCCCTCCCTCCCCGCACAAGTCACTCTTTTTTCACCAGTTGGGAGAGACTAGATGGAGATGGAGTGAGGTGACATTTCCACGCAACATTTGCTACACAATCATAAAATTCGGTGGGTCACTGAGTGACATTTAAGGATAAACTGCGCCGGTCAACAAAGCATTTGATGCACAATGCAGCCGCCGCGTTGCTTTCAGGGTGACGGTCGCGCAATCATATATTAGCCCGCATCATCCCCGTCCAGCGGACGCGAGACGCTTAATATGCAACGCAGCATTTGAGTGTGCTGATCCAGCTTGTTGTCTGGCAAGCAGTCAAGCGCGGACGCCGGTCCAAGGTGAGCCGCATCAGATCAAGGTCGCCACCTAGCGGGGATATTGACGCCTCTTGTGCCTGCAAAATCGGATGCAGCAACAGCGCGAGCGTCACCTCCCACACAAGACACCGTATTGCACTTTGTGGAATTGACAATGCCCATTTGATGCGCCTACATTGGATTACCATTAcattgctgttgctttaatattTGATCAAGCATGTGACGTAAACAAGCCGTTCACATATCCACAGCCGCTGCAGGTATCCAAGTAGGAGAgtactttgttacttttctCGAGGACGTAGATTGTTCCCGTATCTGTATTTTATCTGTATGACTTTATCTCTATACTGTACTTTGTACCCCTTACTTTGTCAACATgtctattgttattgttattatttttcatacttCTTGGATGAAAAGATGTGAAAAAGATTGCGGtaagaaaaatgtaaagtaaaagtaaaaagtaaagtcaaccatttttgaaatattgattgattgattgattgattgtttgattgattgattgattgattgattgattgattgattgattgattgattgattgattgattgattgattgactatACATCTTATGTATATGATATACTGGATTTGGAGTGGCATATTTGACCACCATTTAATAGAGTCATTCTGCAGCTACCACAAATAGCTTTGCTGAATGCCAAAATTAAGTTAGGTGTTTTTGTAATTGTCAGTTTCTCAGTCCTCTAGATTGGAAGATGTCTGTGATAAGATATTTCTTCTTCAGAAATTTGATTATTGTTATCCATGATTTTTTATTGAGTATATTCAGGAAAAATTGTTTAGTACATTATTATTTCTTTGTGGGGATGCATTCGTAAATAGAAAAAATGGTGTTGGTTGACTGTCATGCTTCATTAATCTCTGACTCCTTGGAGAAACCCAGCAAGGTGGCTTGAATTTAgatgtttgaatattttttttcttgttcaaaaTAGTAAAACATTGTGAGctcaatgaaaatgaaagcgTCAGAATGCGATAAGGGCAACCTGTCTTCTTCAACAAGTCATTTACCTTGTGCCAGTCTTCAACAACACAATGAATAGAAACATTGATTTGACAAATTTGTCATTAAACACTGTAATCAAGTTGTCAGCAGTGCACGGTGCAGTGCAGTGTGGAAGGACGGATGTGGCCTCTGGgccacgagtttgacacctccgCCTTTAGATCCTCTTTCTCAATTTAAAATTGCATCATATGGATTTCATCTGTTTATTTCCCCAGTTGGACACTTCATAATAAAATACATCTCTGTGCTGACTGAGGGAGactgtatttcacttttaactTGGATAACGACATTGAGAGAGCACGGTATACTGTGGTCTTATATAGTTCTTGTTGCATCGAACCTCTATGATTTGTCTATGTATTTCTTATTTGCACTCAATATTTTATATGGGTGATGTTACTTTCTTATGAAGCTGCCTTGACTTCAAAGCAAAGAGCGTACAGCTTTGTGTTCTCTCTGGCTCGTTTGCCTAAACATGACACAGCTGGGAAGATGTTGTCCTGTATTTCTCAGAGTGGGTGTTTGAATGTTTAAGGGCAGTCCCTGTGGGATTCTATTGTCTTTATTCCAATGTAATCaagaaatgttttattataACGTGACAAAAGAATCAACTGCGTTCAAACAATCAGACAGGTTTTCAGAAACTATGGTTTTTATCTTTTGTCAGGTGCTAACAGTGGTAGTCATACGCCAATAATGTTGGATGTTGGCTGATGCCCGGTTGTGGCCCTTGTGGTGGTCCTAAGAGAGCGAGAGGTTCTTTGTTTGTGTCACAGTGTATTTGATTGATTACACTCTAATCATTTCCTTTATCTTTCATTTTAAACAAAGCATCTTTTGGggtgggaggaggagggaggtaAGTGGAGCTCATGCTCATCTTTCCCTCCTTTCACGAGCCCACTCAGCTTTATCCAGATGGCATCTGCTGCCCACACATCTGCATTGTGTGCCAATCACACACACTGACtctcaatcctttttttttttgaagtgacACAAGTGCACACGCCCCTCTCAAATTAACTCACAatcttattttttcatgttggaTGTCATgtgtgatgacattttttttctttttaaagtctATTAAAAAAGACCTAAATATACGATACTGTCAATAGCATATCAGCATAAGTCAAAAAGCACCTGGTCTCTTATCCAATCAGTTACGCAGCGTCACACATTGATTGCCAACTATGCAAGATCCACTTTATGCCCAACCCCTTGTCTTCATACAGTTTTAGTCATTGTCTTACGTAAGCTCCCTAACTCCCTCCTGCTGGTCTACGACCCCCAGGCTACTGGAACTGCCCACCACCTTCAGATCCCCAACGTCACACAGAGTTCCTGAGGCCGCAGTGAGGACGGCGTTCCCCAGAGGTGAAAGCAAGTGGGCTTCT encodes the following:
- the epha4l gene encoding ephrin type-A receptor 4-B isoform X3; this translates as MALMAEIFFTVAFLVSGISSLSPSRTYPSNEVTLLDSRAAQGELGWVANPTEGGWEEVSIMDEKNIPIRTYQVCNVMEPNQNNWLRTDWIPRGGAQRVYIEIKFTLRDCNSLPGLMGTCKETFNLYYYESNNDKERYIRENQFAKIDTIAADESFTQVDIGDRIMKLNTEVRDVGALARKGFYLAFQDVGACIALVSVRVFYKKCPLAVRNLAQFPDTITGADTSSLVEVRGSCVDNSEEKEIPKMYCGADGEWLVPIGNCLCNPGYEERNAACQACKIGYFRALATDGACSKCPLHSYSVREGSTSCACDKGYFRSETDPASMPCTRPPTAPLHLISNVNETSVNLEWSAPRSSGGRQDLTYNVVCKRCAPDGRRCQPCGNTIHFSPQQLSLKGTRVSINELQAHTNYTFEVWAVNGVSPQSPGPEQAVSVTVTTNQAVFAPDALPDATPLHLYGESWSLSKLTSGKRQTIHPKLIASQLQGRYQHHD
- the epha4l gene encoding ephrin type-A receptor 4-B isoform X4 translates to MALMAEIFFTVAFLVSGISSLSPSRTYPSNEVTLLDSRAAQGELGWVANPTEGGWEEVSIMDEKNIPIRTYQVCNVMEPNQNNWLRTDWIPRGGAQRVYIEIKFTLRDCNSLPGLMGTCKETFNLYYYESNNDKERYIRENQFAKIDTIAADESFTQVDIGDRIMKLNTEVRDVGALARKGFYLAFQDVGACIALVSVRVFYKKCPLAVRNLAQFPDTITGADTSSLVEVRGSCVDNSEEKEIPKMYCGADGEWLVPIGNCLCNPGYEERNAACQACKIGYFRALATDGACSKCPLHSYSVREGSTSCACDKGYFRSETDPASMPCTRPPTAPLHLISNVNETSVNLEWSAPRSSGGRQDLTYNVVCKRCAPDGRRCQPCGNTIHFSPQQLSLKGTRVSINELQAHTNYTFEVWAVNGVSPQSPGPEQAVSVTVTTNQAAGPVRGRHNMSSQMNAHICLAQCLHPMPFLTQLLCIYMERAGAYPS